The DNA segment GATCCATGATCTCGCCGTATGCGACATGGGCCCGTTCGACCATCGCGGCATCGGCAGGGTCGAACACCAGCAACGGGTGGGTGTTGCCGTCGCCGGCGTGGGCGATCACCGAGATCATCAGATCCCGCTGGGCGGCGATGCTCGCGATGCCGGTGACCAAATCCCCCAGCGCCGGCAGCGGCACCCCGACGTCTTCGAGCAACAGCGACCCCTTGCTTTCGACGGCCGGAATGCACAATCGGCGGGCCGCGACAAACGCCTCGCCCTCGTCGGGATCGTCGGTGGAAAACACCTCCGTCGCACCGTTTTCCGCGAACACGGCGGCCATCAGCTCGGCGTCCTCGGCGCCGGCGCGCCCGCGCTCGTCGGAGCCGGCCACCAGCATGGCCGCCGCCGCGCGGTCCAGGTCCATGCGCACCGTGTCCTCGACCGCGTTGATGGCCACCGAATCCATGAATTCCAGCATCGCCGGGCGCAGCCGCGCGGTCACCCCGAGCACCGCATCCATTGCCGCCCGCACCGAGGCGAAGCTGGCCACCACGACGCTGGACGCGTGCTGCGCCGGCAGCAGTCGCAACGTCACCTCGGTGATGACGCCCAACGTGCCTTCACTGCCGACGAACAGTTTGGTCAGGCTCAACCCGGCGACGTCCTTCAGGCGCGGCCCGCCCAACCGGACCGCGGTGCCGTCGGCCAACACCACCTGCATGCCCAGCACGTAGTCGGTGGTGACCCCGTATTTCACGCAGCACAACCCGCCGGCGTTGGTGGCGACGTTGCCGCCGATGCTGCAGATCTCGAACGACGACGGGTCGGGTGGATACCACAGCCCGTGTTCGGCCGCGGCCATCTTCACCTCGGCGTTGAACAGGCCGGGCTGACACACCGCGGTGCGGGTGACCGGGTCGACGGTGATGTCGCGCATCTTCTCGGTGGACAGTACGATCCCGTTATCCAGCGCGGTCGCCCCGCCCGACAGGCCGCTGCCGGCGCCCCGGGTGACCACCGGCACCCGGTGGGCGGCGGCCCAGCGCAGCACGGTCTGCACCTCTTCGGTGCGCCGCGGCCGGACCACGGCCAGTGGCGTGCCCGCCGACGGGTCGAACGCGCGGTCCTGCCGATAGCCGCCGGTGATCGCGGGGTCGGTGACCACCATCCCGTCGGGCAGGTCGGCGATCAGGCCGGCCAGCAGATCGGCGTTCACTGGGCCGATCCTACGTCGCCGGGAAGGCGCAGACCTCGGGCGCGCGGTCGAGTTCGTGCAGTGCTGGCAACCGGATACAGGTCATCCCGACCAACACGATCGGCAGCGCCAACGCCGAAAACGTCGCCTTCAGCCCGGCCACGTCGGTCAGCGGACCGGCCAGCAGCAAGCCCAACGGGCCGGCGGCGTAGGCCAGCGACGTCATCACCCCGACGACTCGGCCCCGCAGTTGCTGCGGCGCCCGGGTTTGCATCACGTAGTTGTAGATCGGCTGGATGGGGCCGTAGACCACGCCGACCAGCGCACACAACGCCAGGATGACCGGCAACGGCGGCAGGAGGGCGATCACGGCCGTCGCCGCCCCCAGCGTGAGCACCGCGGTCAGCATGATCGTGCGCCGCGACAGGTATTTCGCGAGCATCGCATAGCCGAGCGCGCCGACCAGGCTGCCGGTGGACAGGGCCACCAACACCGAGCCCAGCTGCGCGGGCTGCTGCCGGTCGCTGAAGTACTTCGGGAACAGCACGCTTTCCATCGGCAGATACAGCGCGGTCACGGTCAGGTCGATCAGCGCCAGCGTGCGCAGCACCCGCAAGCCCCACACGAAGCGCACCCCCTGGGCGACCCCGGACACCAGCCCCTCGGGACGGGACGGGTGCTGCGGTTTGTCGGCTCCGTCGAGCCGCAAGGCGGCGATCGCCAGGATGGATAACCCGAACGCCGCGGCGGTGATCCACATCGTCGTAATGCCGCCGACCGTCGCGATCATCAGGCCGCCCAGGCCCGGGCCGACGACCAGAGCCAGGTTGAGGATCGCCTGGTAGCTGCCGTTGACCCGGTCCAGCGACCAGCTCGCCCGGGCTGCGGCCTCGGGCAGCATCGACTGGCGGGCGGTAATCCCGGCCGGGTCGAAGGTGGCCGAGCAGGCGCCCAGCACCGCCAGCACCGCGACGTTGACTGCCCCCGCGCCGAACGCCCAGGCCACCACCGGGACGGCGGCCACCGCGGCCCCCGACAGCGCGTCGGAAACCATGGACACCGGGCGACGCCCGAAATAATCGACCGCGGTGCCGGCGACCAGCGTGGA comes from the Mycobacterium shinjukuense genome and includes:
- a CDS encoding FAD-binding oxidoreductase, producing the protein MNADLLAGLIADLPDGMVVTDPAITGGYRQDRAFDPSAGTPLAVVRPRRTEEVQTVLRWAAAHRVPVVTRGAGSGLSGGATALDNGIVLSTEKMRDITVDPVTRTAVCQPGLFNAEVKMAAAEHGLWYPPDPSSFEICSIGGNVATNAGGLCCVKYGVTTDYVLGMQVVLADGTAVRLGGPRLKDVAGLSLTKLFVGSEGTLGVITEVTLRLLPAQHASSVVVASFASVRAAMDAVLGVTARLRPAMLEFMDSVAINAVEDTVRMDLDRAAAAMLVAGSDERGRAGAEDAELMAAVFAENGATEVFSTDDPDEGEAFVAARRLCIPAVESKGSLLLEDVGVPLPALGDLVTGIASIAAQRDLMISVIAHAGDGNTHPLLVFDPADAAMVERAHVAYGEIMDLAISLGGTITGEHGVGRLKRPWLAGYLGPDVMDLNRRIKRALDPLGILNPGSGI